The following proteins come from a genomic window of Tepidiforma thermophila:
- a CDS encoding lysylphosphatidylglycerol synthase transmembrane domain-containing protein: MVRSLASSAPGFAVTAISVVLLWQVIPWTPTVTSLRAADPVFVGLAVLCLVASLIAKTVRWRLLLPEASPVTTPRLYRILHISFLLNNVLPARLGDVARVAMTSRQPGIRLGHVLSSMLTERVTDTITLMLCFLAVAPFLPVPARYEGLKTAAWVVIAGLAVAIAVAGVFRTRLNAVAHSERLRRRLPANQRVRAEAASFVDGIARLFARDRVVPIWGWSWTAWVAAFAINYLLMKALNIDAPFAVAVLLTCTTNLAMLLPSSPGAIGVFHIAATASLLPFGVPEARALSFAILAHLVNVVPVSLIGAALLVIGHERLSPWALRREAELATQRANDG, translated from the coding sequence GTGGTACGCTCGCTCGCCAGCTCGGCGCCCGGTTTCGCCGTCACCGCCATCTCGGTGGTGCTGCTATGGCAGGTGATCCCCTGGACGCCGACCGTCACCTCGCTCCGGGCGGCCGACCCGGTCTTCGTCGGGCTCGCTGTTCTTTGCCTCGTCGCGTCGCTCATTGCAAAGACTGTCCGGTGGCGCCTGCTCCTGCCCGAGGCATCGCCGGTGACGACGCCGCGCCTTTACCGCATTCTCCACATCAGCTTCCTGCTGAATAACGTCCTGCCGGCAAGACTCGGGGACGTCGCCCGCGTGGCGATGACCTCCCGGCAGCCAGGAATCCGGCTGGGCCACGTCCTCTCGTCGATGCTGACCGAGCGCGTCACCGACACGATCACCCTGATGTTGTGCTTTCTCGCGGTGGCCCCGTTCCTGCCCGTCCCGGCGCGGTACGAGGGTCTCAAGACTGCGGCGTGGGTCGTCATCGCGGGGCTTGCGGTTGCGATCGCAGTCGCTGGGGTTTTCCGCACCCGCCTCAACGCGGTGGCGCATTCGGAACGGCTGCGACGCCGGCTCCCGGCGAACCAGCGCGTCCGGGCGGAAGCGGCATCGTTCGTCGATGGAATCGCCCGGCTGTTTGCCCGCGACCGCGTCGTCCCCATCTGGGGCTGGTCATGGACGGCGTGGGTCGCTGCTTTCGCCATCAACTATCTGCTGATGAAGGCGCTGAACATCGACGCGCCGTTTGCCGTGGCCGTCCTGCTCACCTGCACGACCAACCTGGCGATGCTCCTCCCGAGTTCCCCGGGCGCTATCGGGGTCTTTCATATCGCTGCGACGGCATCGCTGCTCCCCTTCGGCGTTCCTGAGGCGCGGGCACTGAGCTTTGCCATCCTCGCGCACCTGGTCAACGTGGTCCCGGTGAGCCTCATCGGTGCGGCCCTGCTTGTTATCGGGCATGAACGGCTCTCGCCGTGGGCGCTGCGCCGCGAGGCCGAGCTCGCGACGCAGCGGGCAAACGACGGCTGA
- a CDS encoding phosphatase PAP2 family protein has product MTGTVATRTWQDHTWFGFLLVGLAFALWLPEARQRRVRRWWFIYVAGIFVYTLLRAYADEAGAPVRVAYPISFDRWLFFGTDPTLWLQHRFFDPRDIGLLDYLAVATHWSFFVAPHALAVGVFVLQRRHFPRFALLTVGTMWLGLILFFVVPTAPPWFASEVGELAGVRRIMDYVGGSIHGSAYSSLYAALGEPNSVAAMPSIHMAVTFAMYLWGRRHLPRFAPLLLAYCAVMAVSLVYLGEHYVADLLAGMACAVAAWLAAVRFAPELIEPPRLPADTGSRRLS; this is encoded by the coding sequence ATGACCGGGACCGTCGCCACGCGTACCTGGCAGGACCATACCTGGTTCGGCTTTCTGCTCGTGGGCCTTGCATTTGCCCTCTGGCTGCCTGAAGCGCGGCAGCGACGGGTTCGGCGCTGGTGGTTCATCTACGTCGCCGGTATCTTCGTTTACACTCTCCTCCGCGCTTACGCAGATGAAGCCGGCGCTCCCGTGCGGGTCGCCTACCCCATCTCGTTCGACCGCTGGCTCTTTTTCGGCACGGACCCGACCCTCTGGCTGCAGCACCGCTTCTTTGACCCGCGCGACATCGGCCTCCTGGACTACCTCGCCGTGGCGACGCACTGGTCGTTCTTCGTGGCGCCCCACGCGCTGGCCGTCGGCGTCTTCGTCCTTCAGCGGCGCCACTTCCCGCGCTTCGCGCTGCTCACCGTCGGGACGATGTGGCTGGGTCTCATCTTGTTTTTCGTTGTGCCGACGGCGCCGCCGTGGTTTGCGTCCGAGGTTGGGGAGCTGGCCGGCGTCCGGCGGATCATGGACTACGTCGGAGGCTCCATTCATGGCAGCGCGTACTCGTCGCTGTATGCCGCGCTCGGCGAGCCGAATTCTGTGGCTGCCATGCCGTCAATTCACATGGCGGTGACATTCGCCATGTACCTCTGGGGACGGCGCCACCTGCCGCGGTTCGCACCGCTCCTGCTTGCGTACTGCGCGGTTATGGCAGTCTCGCTCGTCTACCTCGGCGAGCACTATGTGGCCGACCTGCTCGCCGGCATGGCCTGCGCGGTCGCCGCGTGGCTGGCGGCAGTACGGTTCGCGCCCGAGCTGATCGAGCCGCCTAGGCTGCCCGCTGATACAGGTTCACGCCGGCTGTCCTGA
- a CDS encoding CheR family methyltransferase, with translation MKEIEHDPQWLSFRRALEAAIGVPLGQYKEPQMKRRLASLMTRRGITSWSAFARAIGNDPKLLDEVRDTLTINVSEFFRQPERFRELETKWFPQLLRERRTLKIWSAGCSIGCEPYTVAMILDRMDSAGRHSILATDVDMPILSRAKDGSGYLPSEVRSVPPEYLKKYFIQEDGTYRVVDAIRRKVTFRRHDLLKDPYPSDLDLILCRNVVIYFTDEAKQHIYAGFSRALRPGGVLFVGGSEMIMRSGDIGLRTAGVNLYQRAA, from the coding sequence ATGAAGGAGATTGAGCACGACCCCCAGTGGCTCTCGTTCCGACGGGCGCTCGAGGCAGCTATCGGCGTCCCGCTGGGCCAGTACAAAGAGCCACAGATGAAGCGGAGACTGGCTTCGCTCATGACCCGGCGCGGCATCACGTCGTGGAGCGCCTTCGCGCGCGCCATTGGGAACGACCCGAAGCTGCTCGACGAAGTCCGGGACACGCTCACCATCAACGTCAGCGAGTTCTTCCGCCAGCCCGAACGGTTCCGCGAGCTCGAGACGAAATGGTTCCCCCAGCTCCTCCGCGAACGGCGCACCCTCAAGATCTGGAGCGCGGGGTGCTCGATCGGCTGCGAACCGTATACGGTCGCGATGATCCTTGACCGGATGGACTCTGCCGGCCGTCACAGCATCCTCGCGACCGACGTCGACATGCCCATCCTCTCCCGCGCGAAAGACGGCTCCGGCTACCTCCCGTCGGAAGTGCGTTCGGTGCCCCCCGAATACCTCAAGAAGTACTTCATCCAGGAGGACGGCACGTACCGGGTGGTGGACGCCATCCGGCGCAAGGTCACCTTCCGCCGGCATGACCTGCTGAAAGACCCGTACCCATCCGACCTCGACCTCATCCTCTGCCGGAACGTCGTCATCTATTTCACTGACGAAGCGAAACAACACATCTACGCGGGATTCAGCAGGGCGCTGCGGCCGGGAGGCGTGCTGTTCGTCGGTGGGAGCGAGATGATTATGCGGTCAGGCGATATCGGGCTCAGGACAGCCGGCGTGAACCTGTATCAGCGGGCAGCCTAG
- a CDS encoding protein-glutamate methylesterase/protein-glutamine glutaminase, with translation MAFPAPSPARPIRVLIVDDSAFMRRAIERLLTAHPGVQVVGHATDGLDAVKKALELRPDVITMDVEMPRMDGVSAVREIMQAVPTPIVMVSTLTHEGTETAIRALEAGAVECVGKPSGLSADLVNVGEKLFEAVQRASHARVLKRRLAPAAPAAAPFRPPVRLPVAAGQTPANYVVVIGSSTGGPPALTQVIPNLPAGLNAAVIVVQHMPPGFTGALARRLDGMSPLPVAEAQQGDQLVHGKVFVAPGDYHLLVGRDRRVRLDQGPTVHGVRPSVDVTLFSVAEVFGGSVSVAILTGMGRDGADGAARVEAAGGHVFAQDEATSVVYGMPRVTFERTRHARQLPLDRIAQALAASVPGRQAS, from the coding sequence GTGGCATTCCCTGCACCATCCCCCGCGCGGCCCATTCGCGTCCTGATCGTGGACGACTCAGCGTTCATGCGCCGGGCCATCGAGCGGCTGCTGACGGCGCACCCGGGCGTCCAGGTCGTGGGACACGCCACGGACGGGCTCGATGCAGTCAAGAAGGCGCTCGAACTCCGGCCCGACGTCATCACGATGGACGTCGAAATGCCGCGGATGGATGGTGTGTCAGCAGTCCGGGAGATCATGCAGGCCGTCCCGACGCCGATTGTGATGGTCTCGACCCTGACCCACGAAGGGACAGAGACCGCGATTCGCGCGCTGGAGGCCGGCGCGGTCGAGTGTGTCGGGAAGCCTTCCGGTCTTAGCGCCGACCTGGTGAATGTCGGGGAGAAGCTGTTCGAAGCAGTGCAGCGCGCGAGCCATGCGCGCGTCCTCAAGCGCAGACTGGCACCTGCAGCTCCTGCCGCTGCTCCCTTCCGTCCACCAGTCCGGCTGCCCGTGGCGGCCGGTCAGACCCCCGCGAACTACGTGGTGGTGATCGGCTCCTCCACCGGCGGACCGCCGGCGCTCACCCAGGTCATCCCCAATCTCCCGGCGGGGCTGAACGCCGCAGTTATCGTTGTGCAGCATATGCCGCCCGGCTTTACCGGCGCCCTCGCGCGGCGGCTGGACGGGATGTCTCCTCTCCCGGTTGCGGAAGCACAGCAGGGCGACCAGCTCGTCCACGGGAAGGTGTTCGTGGCTCCGGGCGACTACCACCTGCTGGTAGGCCGCGACCGCCGGGTTCGGCTGGACCAGGGCCCGACGGTCCACGGCGTACGCCCGAGCGTCGATGTCACCCTGTTCTCGGTGGCGGAGGTGTTCGGTGGCTCGGTGAGCGTCGCGATCCTCACCGGCATGGGCCGCGACGGCGCCGACGGGGCAGCCCGGGTGGAGGCAGCCGGTGGGCACGTCTTCGCGCAGGACGAAGCGACCAGCGTCGTATACGGGATGCCGCGCGTCACGTTTGAGCGGACGCGCCATGCGCGCCAGCTGCCGCTCGATCGTATCGCGCAGGCGCTCGCGGCCAGCGTGCCGGGGAGGCAGGCATCATGA
- a CDS encoding response regulator: protein MATILVVDDAAFMRMRMSKILTEAGYEVIQAENGLEALEKYQAVKPDAVLMDITMPEMDGLTALKEIRKVDPNAKVAMVTALGQQQIVLEAVKNGAKDFLVKPAEADRVLAAVSKLCN from the coding sequence ATGGCAACCATTCTCGTTGTCGACGATGCCGCCTTCATGCGCATGAGGATGTCGAAGATCCTCACGGAGGCCGGGTACGAAGTTATCCAGGCGGAGAACGGGCTGGAGGCGCTCGAGAAGTACCAGGCGGTGAAGCCCGACGCTGTCCTGATGGACATCACCATGCCGGAGATGGACGGCCTGACGGCGCTCAAAGAGATTCGGAAGGTCGACCCGAACGCAAAGGTCGCAATGGTGACGGCGCTTGGTCAGCAGCAGATCGTGCTGGAGGCCGTTAAGAACGGGGCGAAGGACTTCCTTGTGAAGCCGGCGGAGGCCGACCGCGTCCTTGCCGCCGTCTCAAAGCTCTGCAACTAA
- a CDS encoding chemotaxis protein CheD, protein MTAVTAEARRVSVGIGQLAVSRDPNDILVAYGLGSCVGISCYDPEAKVAALAHILLPSSDGKRVDDREPARFADTGVDLLLQRLIESGAVKRRLVVKVAGGAAVLGAANAEKFKIGVRNAEAITERLKHHGIRVVAADLGGTKGRTMEVHVATGKTFVRTAASQASEL, encoded by the coding sequence ATGACAGCGGTCACTGCCGAAGCCCGAAGAGTCTCGGTGGGCATCGGGCAACTGGCTGTCAGCCGCGACCCGAACGACATCCTCGTTGCCTATGGCCTGGGCTCCTGCGTCGGCATCAGCTGCTACGACCCGGAAGCGAAGGTCGCAGCCCTGGCGCATATTCTTTTGCCCTCTTCGGACGGCAAACGGGTAGACGACCGGGAGCCAGCCAGGTTCGCGGACACCGGCGTGGACCTCCTGCTCCAGCGGCTCATTGAGTCTGGAGCCGTAAAGCGGCGGCTGGTCGTCAAGGTTGCAGGCGGAGCTGCGGTGCTCGGCGCCGCCAACGCAGAGAAATTCAAGATCGGCGTCCGGAATGCCGAAGCCATAACCGAACGGCTGAAGCACCACGGCATCCGCGTGGTCGCGGCGGACCTCGGAGGCACGAAAGGCCGCACGATGGAGGTCCACGTCGCCACCGGCAAAACCTTCGTCCGAACGGCCGCTTCACAGGCCAGCGAATTGTAG
- a CDS encoding chemotaxis protein CheC: MAVDDLIPTLTLVAADGATRAGRGLSGLMGQEIAIHVPNIRVGTKDDACDAVGGEDAVVLGSYLSISGDITGHVMLLFPEPRALECVDLMVGNPPGTTSEPDEMSCSAIAELGNIVGSAFVNALADRLNLILHPSPPQVIHDMAIALVETVYAEVLSQGGDVVMMDAVFEDQKGQTAGLLIVAPDPASLGALERVAA, encoded by the coding sequence GTGGCCGTCGATGACCTGATACCAACGCTGACGCTGGTCGCAGCCGATGGGGCGACCCGCGCGGGCCGAGGCCTGAGCGGACTGATGGGCCAGGAGATCGCCATCCACGTGCCAAACATCCGGGTCGGCACCAAGGATGATGCCTGCGACGCGGTGGGCGGGGAGGATGCGGTCGTCCTCGGCTCGTACCTGTCAATTTCCGGGGACATCACCGGGCACGTCATGCTCCTGTTTCCAGAGCCGCGCGCCCTTGAATGCGTCGACTTGATGGTGGGCAACCCGCCCGGGACAACCAGCGAGCCGGATGAGATGTCCTGCTCGGCGATTGCGGAGCTGGGGAACATCGTCGGCTCGGCGTTTGTCAATGCCCTGGCCGACCGGCTCAATCTTATCCTGCACCCCAGCCCGCCGCAGGTCATTCACGATATGGCCATCGCGCTCGTGGAGACGGTTTACGCGGAAGTCCTCTCGCAGGGGGGCGACGTGGTCATGATGGACGCCGTCTTCGAGGACCAGAAGGGTCAGACTGCCGGGCTCCTGATCGTGGCACCCGACCCTGCCTCACTGGGGGCGCTTGAGAGGGTAGCAGCATGA